A single window of Buchnera aphidicola (Cinara kochiana kochiana) DNA harbors:
- the hisH gene encoding imidazole glycerol phosphate synthase subunit HisH, whose product MSIVIINTGCSNLYSITRAIQRLGYQVSITDSIYDIKMANKIFLPGVGTASAVIDILKNKNLLSFLKCTTQPILGICLGMQLLGSYSNEGNKCILLNRIDHSIKKLPNVDCSIPHIGWNTVNYTINHFLFKDIDNNTRFYFLHSYYMNVNKYTIAVSTHGIQFCAAVAVKNFFGVQFHPEKSGYSGEQLIKNFLEI is encoded by the coding sequence ATGTCTATTGTTATTATTAATACAGGTTGTTCCAATTTATATTCTATTACAAGAGCCATACAACGGTTAGGATATCAAGTTAGTATTACTGATTCAATTTATGATATTAAAATGGCTAATAAAATATTTTTACCTGGTGTAGGTACGGCTTCTGCTGTAATAGATATTTTAAAAAATAAAAATTTATTATCATTTCTTAAATGTACAACACAACCTATTTTAGGTATTTGTTTAGGTATGCAGTTATTAGGTTCATATAGTAATGAAGGTAATAAATGTATTTTGTTGAATAGAATAGATCATTCAATTAAAAAATTACCTAATGTTGATTGTTCTATTCCACATATTGGTTGGAATACCGTAAACTATACTATAAATCATTTTTTATTTAAAGATATTGATAATAATACTCGATTTTATTTTTTACATAGTTATTATATGAACGTGAATAAATATACTATTGCTGTCTCTACGCATGGTATACAATTTTGTGCCGCGGTAGCAGTAAAAAATTTTTTTGGTGTACAGTTTCATCCAGAGAAATCCGGTTATTCTGGCGAACAACTAATTAAAAATTTTTTAGAGATATAA
- a CDS encoding 1-(5-phosphoribosyl)-5-[(5-phosphoribosylamino)methylideneamino] imidazole-4-carboxamide isomerase, which produces MIIPSLDFIQGKIVRLYQGNYTCKTYYDIDIFKQIDKYIHNGATHIHLVDLDGCSNPLYRQKNILSIISRYKNIYFQVGGGIRTQNDIEDLFHAGADKIVIGTSAILHPNQFKKWLFKYGGDKLILAVDIKINNKDEKKIAIHGWKTVTNMDIEDIVNSFIPWGLKNILCTDISRDGTFLGPNVILYKYLKKKFPNIILQSSGGICSVADICLLKKNRIEHVIVGRALLEKKFTFSEAQRCWQKE; this is translated from the coding sequence ATGATTATTCCATCATTAGACTTTATTCAAGGTAAAATAGTACGATTATATCAAGGAAATTATACTTGTAAAACATATTATGATATTGATATATTTAAACAAATAGATAAATATATACATAATGGAGCTACTCATATACATTTAGTGGATTTAGATGGATGTAGCAATCCCTTATATCGTCAAAAAAATATTTTATCAATTATTTCTCGTTATAAAAATATTTATTTTCAAGTTGGCGGCGGTATACGTACACAAAATGATATAGAAGATTTATTCCATGCTGGTGCTGATAAAATTGTTATCGGTACTTCGGCTATTTTACATCCCAATCAATTTAAAAAATGGTTATTTAAATATGGAGGCGATAAATTAATATTAGCGGTTGATATAAAAATAAATAACAAAGATGAAAAAAAAATTGCTATTCATGGATGGAAGACAGTTACTAATATGGATATAGAAGATATTGTTAATTCTTTTATTCCGTGGGGATTAAAAAATATTTTATGTACGGATATATCAAGAGATGGAACGTTTTTGGGGCCTAATGTTATTCTATATAAATATTTAAAGAAAAAATTTCCAAATATTATACTACAATCTTCTGGAGGTATTTGTTCAGTCGCAGATATATGTCTTTTAAAAAAAAATAGAATAGAACACGTAATTGTTGGGCGCGCTTTGTTAGAAAAAAAGTTTACTTTTTCGGAGGCTCAGCGATGTTGGCAAAAAGAATAA
- the hisF gene encoding imidazole glycerol phosphate synthase subunit HisF, whose translation MLAKRIIACLDVKNGMVVKGIQFNNHVIVGQILELAQYYSKEGIDELVFYDISASPKKKLLDIQWITSIAEIINIPFSVAGGISSINDAQEILSLGADKISINSPALKDPWLISKLADRFGVQCVVVGVDSWYDKANKMYQVFQYTGNQNKSRVTSWNTIDWIKKVQKLGAGEIVLNAMNTDGTQRGYDVRQLKKIRKCCSVPLIASGGAGNMYDFLDVFKISKVDGALAASIFHNKNISILDLKNFLFNHGVTIRQC comes from the coding sequence ATGTTGGCAAAAAGAATAATTGCTTGTTTGGATGTTAAAAACGGAATGGTGGTTAAAGGTATACAGTTTAATAATCATGTTATTGTTGGTCAAATACTTGAATTAGCTCAATATTATTCTAAAGAAGGTATTGATGAATTAGTTTTTTATGATATTTCAGCATCACCTAAAAAAAAATTATTAGATATACAATGGATTACTAGTATTGCTGAAATTATTAATATTCCTTTTTCGGTAGCAGGAGGCATTTCATCAATTAATGATGCGCAAGAGATTTTATCATTAGGAGCTGATAAAATTTCTATCAATTCTCCTGCATTAAAAGATCCGTGGTTAATTAGTAAATTGGCGGATCGTTTTGGAGTTCAATGTGTTGTAGTAGGAGTAGATTCATGGTACGATAAAGCAAATAAAATGTATCAAGTTTTTCAATATACTGGAAATCAAAATAAATCACGTGTTACATCTTGGAACACTATTGATTGGATAAAAAAAGTTCAGAAATTAGGTGCTGGTGAAATTGTATTAAATGCAATGAACACTGATGGGACTCAGCGTGGATATGATGTTCGGCAATTAAAGAAAATACGTAAATGTTGTTCCGTTCCATTAATTGCTTCTGGCGGCGCTGGTAATATGTATGATTTTTTAGATGTATTTAAAATTTCTAAAGTTGATGGTGCATTAGCAGCATCAATATTTCATAATAAAAATATTTCTATTTTAGATTTAAAAAATTTTTTGTTTAATCATGGAGTTACTATCCGTCAATGTTAA
- the hisIE gene encoding bifunctional phosphoribosyl-AMP cyclohydrolase/phosphoribosyl-ATP diphosphatase HisIE encodes MLTDKNISNLNWNKLKNMVPAIAQHYVSGEILMFGYMTQEAFNSTIEKKLFTLYSRQKNRLWIKGETSKNFLYVKKVVTDCDCDVILVQVQPTGNTCHLNRFSCFENSQPIYSFLLHLESIIKSRKKEKLNKSYISNLFYQGSSRIAQKVGEEAVETVIAFLEKNPVNIINESSDLLFHLLVLLQSINISFESIINNLKNRMNK; translated from the coding sequence ATGTTAACTGATAAAAATATTTCAAATTTAAATTGGAATAAATTGAAAAATATGGTTCCCGCAATTGCTCAACATTATGTTTCGGGAGAAATATTAATGTTTGGGTATATGACTCAAGAAGCATTTAATAGTACTATTGAAAAAAAGTTATTTACTTTATATTCTCGACAAAAAAACAGGTTGTGGATTAAAGGAGAAACTTCAAAAAATTTTTTATATGTTAAAAAGGTTGTTACAGACTGTGATTGTGATGTTATTTTGGTACAAGTTCAACCTACCGGCAATACTTGTCATCTTAATAGATTTAGTTGTTTTGAAAATTCTCAACCTATTTATTCTTTTTTATTACATCTTGAAAGTATAATTAAGTCGCGAAAAAAAGAAAAATTAAATAAATCATATATCAGTAATCTATTTTATCAAGGAAGTTCTAGAATTGCTCAAAAAGTGGGAGAAGAAGCAGTAGAAACTGTTATAGCTTTTTTAGAAAAAAACCCTGTTAATATTATTAATGAATCATCTGATTTATTATTTCATTTATTAGTTTTATTACAATCTATAAATATAAGTTTTGAATCAATTATTAATAATTTAAAAAATCGCATGAATAAATAA
- the gnd gene encoding decarboxylating NADP(+)-dependent phosphogluconate dehydrogenase: protein MSSHDIGIIGMGVMGKNLACNIANTGYKVSVFNRSYNKTMKKLFKKPIERLFPYLAIKDFINSLRKPRCVMLMIQSGNPVDELIHTLLSYLCSGDLIIDGGNSFYLDTVKRFHFLQKKSIQFLGVGISGGSEGALKGPSIMPGGTIEAYELVAPIFKNISAKYHKEECVEYLGPDGAGHYVKMVHNGIEYSDMQLIAETYSLLKNLVGMNNIELSNIFEYWNKGELCSYLIEITGNILRKQDEDGNFIIDYILDSASNKGTGIWTAKSGLDLYAPCSVITESVFARYLSSCKANRMIASTILSGPKIFKISNLDKEKFIKDIRKALFLGKIISYAQGFGLMKKASECYSWNLSFSKIAKIFRSGCIIRANLLNNIAEAYSENNDLIDLLFTPIFRDIINRYHLSLRNIIGMAVCNGISVPVFSAALSYYDAYRTVNSSANLIQAQRDYFGSHTYHRIDQSGIFHTDWLDK, encoded by the coding sequence ATGTCAAGTCATGATATTGGTATTATTGGTATGGGAGTTATGGGAAAAAATTTAGCATGTAATATTGCTAATACGGGATACAAAGTATCAGTTTTTAACCGATCATATAATAAAACAATGAAAAAATTGTTTAAAAAACCAATTGAACGATTATTTCCATACCTTGCTATAAAAGATTTTATTAATTCATTACGCAAACCTCGTTGTGTTATGTTAATGATACAATCAGGCAATCCGGTTGATGAATTAATACATACTTTATTATCTTATTTATGTTCCGGTGATTTAATAATAGATGGAGGTAATTCATTTTATTTAGATACAGTTAAACGATTCCATTTCTTGCAAAAAAAATCTATTCAATTTCTTGGAGTAGGAATATCAGGTGGATCAGAAGGTGCTTTAAAAGGTCCCTCAATTATGCCCGGTGGAACTATTGAAGCATATGAATTAGTAGCTCCTATTTTTAAAAATATTTCAGCCAAATATCATAAAGAAGAATGTGTAGAATATTTAGGTCCTGATGGAGCTGGACATTATGTAAAAATGGTTCACAATGGTATTGAATATAGTGATATGCAATTAATTGCAGAAACATATTCTTTATTAAAAAATTTAGTTGGTATGAATAATATAGAATTATCAAATATTTTTGAGTACTGGAATAAAGGAGAATTATGTAGTTATTTGATAGAAATTACGGGAAATATTTTACGTAAACAGGATGAAGATGGCAACTTTATAATAGATTATATTTTAGATTCTGCATCTAATAAGGGTACTGGAATATGGACAGCTAAAAGTGGGTTAGATTTATACGCACCTTGTTCTGTAATTACGGAATCTGTTTTTGCACGATATTTATCTTCCTGTAAAGCTAATAGAATGATTGCATCTACAATATTATCTGGTCCGAAAATATTTAAAATTAGTAATCTGGATAAAGAAAAATTTATCAAGGATATTCGAAAAGCTTTATTTTTGGGGAAAATTATTTCATATGCACAAGGTTTTGGTTTAATGAAAAAAGCATCTGAATGTTATTCTTGGAATTTATCTTTTTCTAAAATAGCTAAAATTTTTCGATCTGGATGTATTATTCGAGCAAATCTTTTAAATAATATTGCTGAAGCATATTCTGAAAATAATGATTTAATTGATTTGTTATTTACTCCAATATTTCGAGATATTATTAATAGATATCATCTTTCTTTACGTAATATTATTGGTATGGCTGTATGTAATGGAATTTCTGTTCCAGTTTTTTCTGCTGCTTTGTCGTACTACGATGCATATCGTACCGTGAATTCTTCTGCTAATCTAATACAAGCGCAACGAGATTATTTTGGATCTCATACATATCATAGGATTGATCAGTCAGGTATATTTCATACAGATTGGTTAGATAAATAA